In the genome of Ancylomarina subtilis, one region contains:
- a CDS encoding aminopeptidase C, which translates to MNTRIIIAILLTLGSISSSFAKKKEEKKTYQFTIEKQLKATEVKDQHRSGTCWAYAMSSFLESELIRMGKGEFDLSEMFVVNRNYHLRAKDYVRFHGMKSFSAGAEGWDVLNVIKQFGIMPQEAYTGNTFDETLPVHGEMDEILKAYVDAVVKNKNKKITPIWRKGFDGVLDAYLGEIPESFMYKGKEYSPKSFASELGLNTDDYVTITSYTHHPFYESFVFEGADNWSLGEVLNVPMDEMMQVVDYAIDNGYSIAWGSDVSEKGFAFRKGVAVVPETESKNMADSEISKWQKMNKNEKSAYGTEYPVKEKVITQEMRQVAFDNYESTEDHMMHIVGTAKDQNGSKYYLVKNSWGTDLNSYKGYFYASKPFLQYKTVSILINKNAIPLEIAKKLGLK; encoded by the coding sequence ATGAATACTAGAATCATAATTGCAATCCTTTTGACGTTGGGATCGATCTCATCGTCATTTGCAAAGAAAAAGGAAGAAAAGAAAACGTATCAGTTTACTATAGAAAAGCAGTTGAAAGCCACAGAGGTAAAAGATCAACACCGCTCGGGAACCTGCTGGGCTTATGCAATGAGTTCTTTTTTAGAATCAGAATTAATTCGAATGGGTAAAGGGGAGTTCGATCTTTCTGAGATGTTTGTTGTGAATAGAAATTACCATTTAAGAGCGAAAGACTATGTGCGTTTTCATGGGATGAAGAGTTTCTCAGCCGGAGCTGAAGGTTGGGATGTTCTGAATGTGATCAAACAGTTTGGAATTATGCCTCAGGAGGCCTATACAGGAAATACTTTTGATGAAACACTTCCGGTGCACGGCGAAATGGATGAAATTCTGAAGGCATATGTTGATGCGGTGGTTAAGAATAAGAACAAAAAAATTACACCAATTTGGAGAAAGGGCTTTGATGGTGTACTGGATGCCTATTTGGGAGAGATTCCTGAATCATTCATGTATAAAGGGAAAGAATACAGTCCAAAATCTTTTGCCTCGGAGTTGGGCTTAAATACGGATGATTACGTCACAATTACATCCTATACACATCACCCTTTTTATGAGAGCTTTGTTTTTGAAGGTGCTGATAACTGGTCTTTGGGTGAGGTGCTTAATGTACCTATGGATGAAATGATGCAGGTTGTTGATTATGCTATTGACAATGGATACAGTATCGCCTGGGGAAGTGACGTGAGTGAAAAAGGTTTTGCTTTTAGAAAAGGCGTTGCTGTTGTTCCTGAAACGGAATCGAAAAATATGGCTGACTCTGAGATTTCAAAATGGCAAAAGATGAATAAAAATGAGAAATCAGCCTACGGTACTGAATATCCGGTTAAGGAAAAGGTGATCACTCAGGAAATGCGTCAGGTGGCTTTCGATAATTATGAATCAACAGAAGATCACATGATGCACATTGTAGGAACTGCAAAAGATCAGAATGGGAGTAAGTATTATTTGGTGAAAAATTCCTGGGGAACTGATCTGAATTCGTACAAGGGCTATTTTTATGCATCGAAACCATTCTTACAATATAAAACGGTATCGATTTTAATTAACAAAAATGCAATCCCTTTGGAGATTGCAAAAAAGCTGGGCTTAAAATAA
- a CDS encoding Dps family protein, producing the protein MKNLIGIDQEKAKVLSAKLNDLLANYQMFYQNLRGLHWNIKGREFFELHLKFEELYNDAVIKVDEIAERILTLEAEPLHTFSDYLKVSDLKEAKGITNGIEGVEVVVKNFSVLILKEREILSLAGEADDEGTVSLMSDYISETEKTLWMLNSYLR; encoded by the coding sequence ATGAAAAATTTAATCGGAATAGATCAGGAAAAAGCCAAAGTATTAAGTGCAAAACTAAACGACTTATTGGCAAATTACCAGATGTTTTATCAGAACTTGAGAGGACTTCATTGGAATATCAAAGGGCGAGAATTTTTTGAATTGCACTTGAAATTTGAAGAATTGTATAACGATGCCGTTATTAAGGTTGATGAAATTGCTGAACGAATTTTGACTCTTGAGGCTGAACCCTTGCACACCTTTTCAGATTATTTAAAAGTATCTGACTTGAAAGAAGCCAAAGGAATTACAAATGGAATTGAAGGTGTAGAAGTTGTCGTTAAAAATTTCTCCGTTTTGATTTTGAAAGAGAGAGAGATTTTGAGCCTGGCAGGTGAAGCTGATGATGAGGGAACTGTGAGCTTGATGAGTGACTATATCTCAGAAACGGAGAAAACTTTGTGGATGTTGAATTCTTACCTTCGATAG
- a CDS encoding SulP family inorganic anion transporter has protein sequence MVEFFKQKAANSKDDILSGLTVALALVPEAVAFAFVAGVDPLVGLYAAFMIGLITSVFGGRPGMISGATGALAVVMVSLVSEGNQMGLDMAEPIQNMGLNYLFATVILAGIFQFLAGVFKFGKFVRLIPHPVMMGFVNGLAIVIFMSQLGMFTQKIGGESVWLAGSALYTMIGLVGLTMAIMYFLPKITTKVPAALTAILTVSAIVIFGGLDVSTVGSFIRDGGGAGLKGGLPNFQSQLFTLVPLNLATIKFILPYAAIIAAIGLIESLMTLNLLDEITESRGNGNRECMAQGAANIVTGFFGGMGGCAMIGQSLINVKSGGRGRLSGIIAALTLLAFILFASPLIEQVPIAALVGVMFMVVIGTFAWATFGIINKIPRTDAFVIVLVTGLTVIFDLAIAVLAGVIVSALVFAWQDAKRIRARKSFKEDGTKVYEVWGPLFFGSITTFNSKFDVHGDPQNVEIDFIESRVADHSGIEAISNLVDKYENAGKSIKLKHLSADCITLLQRADARFNAVIIRDIDDPRYYVVTDQVKIK, from the coding sequence ATGGTAGAATTTTTCAAGCAGAAAGCTGCTAATTCAAAAGATGATATTCTTTCAGGTTTAACAGTGGCCTTAGCACTGGTTCCGGAAGCTGTTGCTTTCGCCTTCGTTGCAGGGGTTGATCCCTTGGTTGGTCTTTACGCGGCATTCATGATCGGATTGATTACATCTGTTTTTGGTGGTCGTCCAGGAATGATTTCAGGTGCAACTGGTGCATTAGCTGTTGTAATGGTAAGCCTTGTAAGTGAAGGTAATCAAATGGGGCTTGATATGGCAGAGCCAATACAGAACATGGGCTTAAATTATTTATTTGCAACCGTCATTCTGGCTGGTATTTTTCAGTTCCTAGCAGGTGTCTTTAAGTTTGGAAAATTTGTCAGACTCATTCCGCACCCCGTAATGATGGGATTTGTAAATGGTTTGGCTATCGTGATTTTCATGTCGCAACTGGGTATGTTTACACAGAAAATCGGTGGCGAATCGGTTTGGTTAGCAGGAAGTGCCCTATATACCATGATTGGTTTGGTTGGATTAACTATGGCCATCATGTATTTTCTCCCTAAAATTACAACAAAAGTTCCTGCAGCTCTTACGGCTATTCTAACAGTATCGGCGATTGTCATCTTCGGGGGATTAGATGTAAGTACCGTTGGATCATTTATTCGTGATGGCGGTGGTGCTGGCCTAAAAGGTGGCTTACCTAACTTTCAATCACAACTGTTCACATTGGTTCCTTTGAATTTAGCCACAATCAAATTCATCTTGCCATATGCAGCTATTATTGCAGCTATCGGATTAATTGAGTCCTTAATGACACTTAATCTTCTGGACGAGATTACTGAAAGTCGAGGTAATGGTAACCGTGAGTGTATGGCACAGGGCGCAGCAAATATTGTCACCGGATTCTTCGGTGGTATGGGTGGATGTGCCATGATTGGTCAATCACTTATCAATGTCAAATCAGGCGGACGTGGTCGTCTGTCAGGAATCATTGCAGCCTTAACACTTCTTGCATTTATATTATTCGCATCTCCACTTATCGAACAAGTTCCTATTGCAGCTTTGGTTGGTGTGATGTTTATGGTGGTTATCGGAACTTTTGCATGGGCTACTTTTGGAATCATTAATAAAATTCCTCGTACTGATGCCTTCGTTATAGTTCTGGTTACAGGTCTTACCGTAATTTTCGACCTTGCAATTGCCGTATTGGCAGGCGTTATCGTATCAGCATTGGTATTTGCCTGGCAGGACGCCAAACGTATTCGTGCACGTAAATCTTTTAAAGAAGATGGCACAAAGGTGTATGAAGTTTGGGGGCCTCTTTTCTTCGGATCAATCACCACGTTTAATTCAAAATTCGATGTTCATGGCGATCCTCAAAATGTTGAGATTGATTTCATCGAATCAAGAGTTGCTGACCATTCGGGAATTGAAGCCATCAGTAATTTGGTTGATAAATATGAAAATGCAGGAAAAAGCATTAAATTGAAGCATCTAAGTGCTGACTGTATCACATTATTACAGCGTGCTGATGCCCGTTTCAATGCGGTCATCATTCGCGATATTGACGATCCACGTTACTATGTTGTAACAGATCAGGTAAAAATCAAATAA
- the dxs gene encoding 1-deoxy-D-xylulose-5-phosphate synthase yields MTKSEKPLLDQINFPSDLKKVSEDDLIQVCAELRQEIIEQVSCNPGHFGASLGVVELSVALHYVLNTPYDNLIWDVGHQAYGHKILTGRKDLFHTNRKYKGISGFPNRGESEYDAFTVGHSSTSISAALGMAVAAQLSDDKERKTVAVIGDGSMTAGLAFEGLNNAATNNADLLVILNDNNMAIDPNVGGLSEYLLDITTSQTYNKVKNDVWRFLGKFNRVNPNTQKLFQKVEHGIKTILLKQSNLFEALNFRYFGPVDGHNVNHMVKVLSDLQKIPGPKILHCITKKGKGFEPAEKNQTYWHAPAKFDANTGEILQKKSNNPQIPKFQEVFGHTLVELAEQNDKIVGITPAMPTGSSLNIMMEKMPDRAFDVGIAEQHAVTFSGGLAANGKIPFCAIYSSFMQRAYDQVIHDVALQNVDVVFCLDRGGLVGADGATHHGVYDLAFFRCIPNMTISSPLNEEELRNLMYTAQLGGKGAFSIRYPRGTGRELNWKKPFKEIEVGTGQKLKDGKDLAILSIGPIGMQASDTIEELEKEGHSIAHYDMRFLKPIDEKILHEVFKNHQNIITLEDGCITGGLGSAVLEFMSDNEYTAKIKRLGVPDRWVEHGTQEELYKECGFDKEGIKNASLKFLAK; encoded by the coding sequence ATGACAAAATCTGAAAAACCACTATTGGATCAAATAAACTTCCCATCCGACCTGAAAAAGGTATCGGAAGATGATCTAATACAAGTTTGTGCAGAACTGCGTCAGGAGATTATTGAACAAGTCTCCTGTAACCCAGGTCATTTTGGTGCGAGTCTGGGCGTTGTTGAATTGAGTGTGGCTTTACATTACGTTTTAAACACACCTTACGACAATTTAATTTGGGACGTTGGGCATCAAGCTTATGGTCATAAAATTTTGACTGGTCGTAAAGATCTTTTTCATACCAATAGAAAATACAAAGGCATCAGCGGCTTTCCCAATCGTGGCGAAAGTGAATACGATGCTTTTACCGTTGGACATTCATCAACTTCAATTTCTGCAGCTCTCGGTATGGCCGTTGCGGCACAGCTTAGTGATGATAAGGAAAGAAAAACAGTCGCCGTCATTGGAGATGGTTCTATGACAGCAGGTTTAGCATTTGAAGGTCTGAATAATGCTGCCACTAACAATGCTGATTTATTGGTGATTTTGAATGACAACAATATGGCAATCGACCCTAATGTGGGTGGTTTAAGTGAATATTTGCTGGATATTACAACATCACAAACCTATAATAAAGTAAAAAATGATGTTTGGCGATTTCTCGGAAAATTTAACCGGGTGAATCCCAATACACAAAAGCTATTTCAAAAGGTAGAACATGGTATTAAAACCATCCTTCTGAAACAAAGTAATCTATTCGAAGCCCTGAATTTCAGATATTTTGGTCCTGTTGACGGACACAATGTAAATCATATGGTTAAGGTATTGAGTGATCTTCAGAAGATTCCTGGTCCTAAGATTCTACATTGCATAACTAAAAAAGGGAAGGGATTCGAACCTGCTGAGAAAAATCAAACTTACTGGCATGCTCCGGCAAAGTTTGATGCTAACACAGGTGAAATTCTTCAAAAGAAATCCAACAATCCTCAAATTCCAAAATTTCAGGAAGTCTTTGGCCATACTCTTGTAGAATTGGCTGAGCAAAACGACAAAATTGTCGGAATCACACCAGCAATGCCAACAGGCTCTTCATTGAATATCATGATGGAGAAAATGCCGGATAGAGCTTTCGATGTGGGAATTGCTGAACAACACGCTGTTACTTTTTCAGGTGGCTTGGCGGCAAATGGAAAAATTCCTTTCTGCGCCATCTATTCGTCTTTTATGCAACGTGCCTACGATCAGGTTATACACGATGTGGCTCTACAAAATGTAGATGTTGTATTTTGTTTAGATCGTGGCGGTTTGGTTGGAGCTGACGGAGCAACGCATCATGGCGTTTACGATCTTGCCTTTTTCAGATGCATTCCAAATATGACCATTTCGTCACCTCTAAATGAAGAAGAGTTGCGAAATTTAATGTACACAGCTCAATTGGGAGGCAAAGGAGCCTTTTCAATTCGCTACCCTCGTGGAACTGGCCGTGAATTAAACTGGAAAAAACCTTTCAAAGAAATTGAAGTTGGAACGGGGCAGAAATTAAAGGATGGGAAAGACTTAGCTATACTTTCTATCGGTCCAATTGGTATGCAAGCAAGTGATACAATAGAAGAATTAGAAAAGGAAGGGCATTCCATTGCACATTACGATATGCGTTTTCTGAAACCTATCGATGAAAAAATACTTCACGAAGTCTTTAAAAATCATCAAAATATTATCACGCTTGAAGATGGTTGTATTACCGGTGGACTTGGCTCTGCTGTACTGGAATTTATGAGCGATAACGAATATACTGCAAAAATCAAACGCTTGGGTGTACCTGACAGATGGGTAGAACATGGCACCCAGGAAGAACTCTATAAAGAATGTGGATTCGACAAGGAAGGTATTAAAAATGCATCTTTAAAATTCCTTGCTAAATAG